Within the Vigna angularis cultivar LongXiaoDou No.4 chromosome 10, ASM1680809v1, whole genome shotgun sequence genome, the region AAAGGGGGCGCTTAAGGCTAGTCTTAGCGCTCAACGCCATTTTTCTCGCAAAAAATGCTCAGCGACACTCCTCTAGCACTcaacatacaaaaattaaattgctTTAGACCTATAGTGAAAGATGATGCTCAATGATACCATGCTACCGCTCAAAGCCAAAACATTTGCAAAACTGGGCACTTAGTGGTGAAAAGGGGTGCTTAGCATTCTAAAGCAAAAATGCTCTCAAACTTGCACAAAAAAGCTTGTGCTTAATGCCCAATCAATATCGCTAAGCGCTACATTAGTTCTCAGCAAATACCAAATTGTGATTTAATCGAACCTGAACCTGATCAATTGCTCAAATTGATATTCTTTTTCATAGAGTTGGttcaatacaatttttatacaataaaacttatattagtTTGTTCAATTGCTCTACTTTTCAGTCATCTTAGTAACAACACTCCAAATAGCAAACAATCTAATTCAATCATCAAATCACACAACGAAAACTAATCCAATTCAAATAACATACCAATAACATCATAGTTATCAAACTTGCGCACACTAAAGCAACTGACTTCCCTTACTTGAAAAGCAACCAAATAGCTTGATAACCCCTTAAAACATCGTACAAGAAGCACAAATACGATAAAGACACATAATTGGAGCCACTGATCAACAAAGACTAGTAAAAAGAATTCAAACACTACATGTGAGTCAAATAAAGTCACATGTAAaagaataacaaattaaaaaagaaacaaaaactaatattaaaaaaattaattgaaacaaACTAAGAAATCTTACAATCtcttatcttaaaaaaaaaacgaatcgTATAGTAAGATAtcttatagaaaaaaaagttctaagaaaagttttataaaaaatatatattttaaacaataaaactcgtttaaaatattttaattatactttaaatttttaatattaaaatatttaattctcgttattttaaatacattactAATTCTAAAACAcgattttttatacttttatataaaccatttttttttatttatttattttaagcaTCACTACATTAggctattatttttattttgaattatctatcttatactttttaaattttaatatatttcagaatattaatttatcatatgAGTATTGATTTAACacaattttaacattattattaattaaaatttattaaaagttacaaaataaaaaagaatttcgCCATTAGTTTTCGAGTTAAgtgtataaaattataattttggaaAACATATTGGTTGAGGttggatttgttttattattatatctaaattgatttataatttgaagtatagttttggtttttatttataggtttaatatgaatttcaaataacttttattacttttaaaattatttattaatttcagtAGCCACAAGATacagataaaagaagaaaaaggaagagaaagaggtAAAGTTGAGGAAGATGGAAAATGGAAACAACAATGCAGTGGCGCTTCAGAACACGCACGTCAAACTTCTCGCCTTCGATCTCCTATCCTTGACACAATTTCCTTTCCGTTCTCCCGACGCCGCGACGTCGTTTCTCCGCAGAGGAATCCCAATCTCGCGCGTCGAAACCCTTGGCACTATCACCCTGCTCCACCTCAAGCCCGATAGACTCCTCCGCTTCGCCATTGACGATGGCACCGGATGCGTCCCCTGCGTGCTGTGGCTTAACAACGCCAATTCCCCCTCCGTCGTGCGCCGCCGCCGCCACGAGCTCGCCGCGCGCTTCGTCGAAGTGGTGAAGTTTGGAGCGGTTGCGAGGGTGAGGGGCAGACTGAGCCGGTACAAAGGCGGCGTGCAGGTGACCGTGTCGGACGTGGTGACGGAGAGAGATCCGAACGCCGAGATCTTCCACCGCCTGGACTGCATCAGGTTGGCTCGCAACTGTTACAATCTTTTGCCTTCACCTTCTTTAAGAGgataatagtaatatttttatttttattattttactttttttttgttaacttGCTTATGGATTCTTTTTATTGTATGTAATGTTATATATCCAGATATTTCTATTAccatatttgaagaaaaaatgaaatggattttgtttgataatttcaaattaatttcttgAAAAGTATTGCATTTTTTATcttgagtttttttattttaatttatgaaaaagttaaattataatatctttGCTTTCAAAAATCACTTGTAGAATAGAAAAcaattaactattattttatatattcatcatgagaaataatagttaataaaaaattatttttagtttaataaattttatatttaaaacataatctTTTAGTTTgctcatttttttaaattcgtATTAATTTAGAAGGGAAGAATTCAAtgagattattatttttacataaattaaaagattaaataaataaatttttgtattgctatggaactTACTTTTGCTATATTGGCTTCTTTTGCATCTTGTATagtattttttactttttccatATGCCTAATATGAAGGTATCCTTTCAGCACAAGGTTCCTAACTTTATCCAAAGGAAACATTTTTCTTTGTCAGCTATTATTCAATGTTTTTCTCTAAATCATTTAAATCAAAGATATTaagttttctctctctctaaattttgtaatataaaatacaatttacaTCAATTAAAGAGGATATATGTATATTGTATTCAATTTTGAGTTTCtgtattgtttaaattaaaattagaagtctaggaataaaaaaaaacaaaatacaaattgaatcaaaattaaaacacaaaacagataaaactataaaattaagataagaTCAAATATCAATTCATGattcaataatcaaataattcatttaaatagtTATCTTAATGGTGAGATCCAggttaataattaattttaaaattagaaatgtaaattataataacaaagtGTAGGATTataattaagaaagagaaaaagaactaTAAATAATCCTTAAACaaacttgttttgttttgattttttgatcttcaataattaatttttagttcatGAATAACATAATAATACACATGAGAGGGGAAGATGAAgagttaaaacaaaaaagaatgaaaatgagaCGAAGATACTATGAATGAAAATGGGAGTATGAGTCTAATTATCCTATTCATGTTTTCAAAgtaaaaattcatttatgttCAAAGTAAAAATTCGGTTATGTTGGGTACGATATTTTTGTATCATTTCCATCAAAGACAAGTGTATCACTGTGGATgtttatagttttctttttattgattcaaatattaattagataatttttaaaacataaaaaatattatattatcaaatatttcaaaatgataTACATGTTTGTTTctaatgttaaatataaaaaagttatggTATTAAATATAGAGTATAAAATGACAATCGGATTAAAGTTAAATagttatagaaaaaataaaaatgatcaaatatgtattttaaaagtaagttacaaaattgaaaataaaaatataatgtaaacttttaaattatttaaaaaaaattaaaagtattttaataatttaaaacaagatatgtatgaaaacaaatatataaatgaagatGAACACGTATATACACATAAGCCCAATATCatttctaatttaaaagaaCTTAAATATTGTTCAGTTAGTacaatgttttttttcaaaatcaaaatgagttcaaataacataatttgacattcttaaaagaaattatccctaaaactaaaatataattaaataatttacatatacaaatttactatacatttatatatatatatatatatatatatatatatatatatatatatatatatatatatatatatatatataacaaagatgatgctttttttttcacctatcattataatttcttataattattcGATCACATAGCTAGCAAAtacaattaatttcttttatagtttttcactacACTTCGAGCTTCCTCTAATCAGACGGTCTCTGTTTGCTCTTCTTTCCAAGCCCTCTGATCAACTTCAATCTCTTTATCTCATCGGTCAACTCCAGTCACTTGCTTGAGCTTCGAGTGCTGGGATCTTTCTTCCTCTTGCTTCCTCTCTCTCGCTTGAACCCTAGCTTTAGGTGTTCTTCAATTGAAATGCTCAAGCCAACTCAAGGGAGCCAAGGCCTCTCCATCAAAATGCATCGTATCAATTAAGTTTAGATGCAGTGTTTTGTATAAGCGGGCTTTAGCCTATCAACAGCCCAAATATCAGTCCACTCCACTCAATTCCAGTTCTCAATGCAGACAAGAAAAATTTAGAGAGTTACTCCCTCAACCATCCcaatttcttcctacacctccctatttttttttaaattccaaaaatacctttggttaaagttttttaacttttaccatttacctttgtttaccttttttaaaaCCTTAAGTGAGTCGCCCCACTCcctcactttttctctttctctctttgcaCAAAAATCTTCACCccttcactttctctcttcctctcttcttcgtAGACAACCCCCACCCGCTCCCTGTTTctctttgtttcttcttttgtcAGTGCTTGGTGCTTGGTTCATGCTGTTGTCTGTGTTGTAGATCGCGTTGTGGAGTTTGGTGTTTGGTTTGGTTTCCCATCCAGGTTAGTTGTTGATTTTGAATGTATATATTGTGTTGTGCTCTGTATGTGGTGTGAATGTGTTGTGTATAAATATGTGCTTTGTTGTTTGCTGtgtaagaggaagaagaagagaactGCGAAGGCTTGAACAAATGTGAGAAATTCGTTGAGCCTTCGACGGATTTTGAGATCTGTTGACAGATGTAAGAAATTCGTTGAGCCTTCaactaaaactatatataataaacaatttaaataaaacatatataataaaaaaattaaaataaaacattcaaaatatattaagaaaataattaaaaactctTAAACGAATGTCGATATTCGTTTAAGTCTTAAACGAATATAAAAATTCGTCGACGGATATCGATGTCCGTTGAAGGGTAGACAAATATCGAAATTCGTTCACCCTTCAATGGATGTTGATATCCGTCGACATATTTCAATATCCGTTTAAGACTTAAACGGATATCAACATTCGTTTTAGGGTATTCAGCGCACCTAAGTCGACCTCCACCACCACCGCACCTGTTAGCCACCACCATCGGACTACCTTGTTGCACCACTACCAAGCTCTGCCACTTCCAAGCAAGCACAAACAAGCACAACACAAGCAGAAGCACATCACCTCCACTCATAACCACACCAACACATTCTCAACTGaacataaagaagaagaagaaattgtgGTGCCGTGGTGGGGTGTGGGGGTGCATATATATGTGGGGACCGCATTGATGAAGTATGTGAAGGTTGGTAAAAAGTAAATCTTTTTAACCACCATCATTTAAGTGTTCTGCAAGGGAAAAATGAGAATAAGGAGGTGCATGCAGCAACATGtgatggtggagggagtaacgctccaaaaattgtttttgttggcCACAATGATACAATGCAGCAGCCAATCCCATGTGCAGCAGCCCAAAACAGCGTTTCACTTAAGCCCAAGGTCCAGCCAGCATTTGCAGCAGCAGCAGCCCAATCTAATTGCATCAGCTAAGCAACAGTGTAGTGCAAAACAGTAGACTCAGCGGCGACCCAATTTATTTCCAATCAGCATTGTCGTGGATTTTGTGTGGTTCCCTAtgctttgtaatttttaattaactttcaTACGATGGTAAACTATTGATGAATTTTGGAATGTCAGCACAGCGAAGATGTTAAGCTCGTACTGATACCTAACatgactttatttaaaaaacgctactgaaagataaaaagacaatttccaaaaataacattgtaagaatatttaaaaaccctaataaattatgattaatagaaaataaattatattccttaattatataaaattactacttaatggttttattaatattaaattcaattttaattataataattaataattttgcaATAACAAGATTCTATTTTGATGAAACCAAAACAAACTAAACCTATGCAGTAAAAAATTTGACAAAACCTTTTAAGAATCAAATggttgaattttaatatttttaaaacttttaatggaaacattaataaaataaaataccatTAAATAATGCAACTATGAagttaaattttcattaatataatatttattcacaTCTAAAAAagctaaaattttgaattaaaatttttccTTAACAAATCTTAAATgaaagtttaattataatatattaatatgttataataatattatgttgtttttatttaattataatattaattcttttttgtaaagttacataataatttaaaatataattaaaataactatactaaatttttaagttataaaatattaaagtataaaTGAAATTACAGCAAATGAGTCTTATAATACCcatgttaaaatattaactttttaattctGGAAAGATAAAaagcaaattttcaaaaataacagtgtaagaatatttaaaaaccataaaaaacTATGATTAATAgcgaaaaatatatttcttaattatatagatttattatttattgtttttaataatattaaattcaaaattaattataataattaataattttgcaATAACATGTTGTTATTTTGACCAAACCAAAACAAACTAAACATATATGTAGTTAACAATGCAAAAAATCTTTTAAGAATCAAATGGTTTAATTAGAATATGTTTAAAACTTTTAATGTcaacattaataaattaaaagaccattaaataagttaaattttcaTTGATATTATATTTACTCACATCTAAAAACCACTATAAAAAGCATATCTTGGCTTAGAATTTAAACATTCATACTCTTATATTTGAATACTGTAATAAAGTATTCCTATCTAAATACAAAGTCAAGCACCTTTCTTCTAAAAACATTTTTCCAATGACTTTTCATTTCTATCAAACTTTGTTCATTGGAATTGTAATTGTTGCTATGGTTCTACCTCAAGGTAATTGGTAAAATGTTTCATTTCTCTACTTTAACTTGTTTACGACATATAACTCTCATGAAAAGACATGTTAttacatttgtttttgttaatgGAAGGCAATGtgaaaataattgataattttgtatttattttatgtttagaaTTAAGATAACATAGGAACAAGAtaataaagaagagaaaagagaaatattatAGTTCAATTGTAATATGTATGTCTATGTCCACACACTGTCTAGGAAGTAAGGATAGAAAAAAATTCTGCGAGTATGAGTATCCGCAAATAAAATTCGCGACGAATAGTTACTACTCGTAGATATTTATTACCTGCGGATAACAGATAACAGGTATTTTAATACGcgcttctaaacgggtcgggtgtAGGTATTATATTATCCTTCCCACAGGTACCCACTACtcgcaaaaaataataataaaatattaatttttacttttttaaattaaatttaattaaaaataaaattaatttatattttattagattaaattaaattaaaattaaattttaatttatatttaatttacttaatattatattatatatattttttgtaattttatttaaaaaaatttaaaaatatatttttttttaaattttggcgAGTATCTTCGAGTTTTAAAATACTcgagaatattttttaaatagatacTTGTACAGTTAGCATGCGGATTGCGGATCAGATTACGAATAAGTATTATCCGTGTCCGACCTGACCCGTTGTCATTTTTGTTTGaaagtatatttatttgttacaaaatattaaaagaaattgtttgtAAAATTTGTAAACACTTTTCCATTACAGGACCATTTGTTGCAGAAGCAGTCATTGGAGAACCAATAACAACACAGGGTGAACTAGGACCAAATTGTAACTCATCAACATGCCTTATAGGTGAAGAACTTTGTAATATTTGTTGCATGAGACAAGGAAACCAGGGTGGAATATGTGTAAAAGGAGATTGTCAATGTCAGGAGTAGAATTATAATGTATTCGATAATGTTTatgacaaaaattaaataaaattaattcttttaattgtcattttattaggcCTACCATATATGCGAAAACttagtataaattattaaatttgcaagttaacaaattaatatataaagaattagcattttatagataatatgtggaagaaaaaaaaatgaaacctaaaaaatttataatttttataagtatttaatttaattcatttcctacataataatataacagaagaaattggaaataaaaaaattaggacaaaaaaatatatgatatgtGTTATAtgataagtttaaaataaagattaattaaaaaacaataataataagtaacTATGATAGTTAGTAATAGAGAtcaatttaaattctaaatctcaatcaattatattttaaatattaatactttttaGTTATAACATGATGTCTTAGTAAATATAATGACTAATTGTTTTGAGTCTCTAAACTTAGtttctattaaataattttcttatattgcATTATgcataaatgaaatataaattacttcaaataactattttactaataaaaaaataaagtattttcaaaatttcataacCTATTtgctctgttttttttttccatgtgTTCATACTAAACAATGAATTATAATTGAAGTTTCTATATGAAAGGTTCATGAATAAACGAATTCCTATTTTCTTGCTGAATGATACGTAATGATCAAATTAAGGCAAAACAATCCTTacaatataactaaaataacaaagtatCACAcaaaagattaacatctttaacACTTTATAATATTGTACAAAATGCAAAAACACATTATTGACTTATTTTTATCGATAGGATAAGATTTGACGATAAATGTTAATTACCGACAAAtactttatttgatttgttaatAGAAATGTTTGTCGATAAGTTATAATTATTGACGAAcgtacatatttaatttatcgATGAACAAAGTTGTATGTGCAATGGTTAGCTTAATTTCCTGATGAATATAGTTGTCTACGTGTGAGTGTTGTATAAGTTATAATTAGAGTTATGCATGTTAGGACTAAGCTCTTTTGAGTGTTGTTTAGACTGTGTTTAAAGTGGCTCTTTGAGCTGTTAACCAAATCCCTTTTGGTAGGTAGTTTGGTTGAGTGGAGGGCTCTCATGGTATTGAATTCAGGGGACAGATGTCTATGCATAAAAATCTCTAAGAATTGT harbors:
- the LOC108323503 gene encoding CST complex subunit STN1 is translated as MENGNNNAVALQNTHVKLLAFDLLSLTQFPFRSPDAATSFLRRGIPISRVETLGTITLLHLKPDRLLRFAIDDGTGCVPCVLWLNNANSPSVVRRRRHELAARFVEVVKFGAVARVRGRLSRYKGGVQVTVSDVVTERDPNAEIFHRLDCIRLARNCYNLLPSPSLRG